A genomic window from Amia ocellicauda isolate fAmiCal2 chromosome 15, fAmiCal2.hap1, whole genome shotgun sequence includes:
- the LOC136771436 gene encoding zona pellucida sperm-binding protein 1-like, with product MALARLNSLNYGVITRDSPFRLLVECRYAEGSLASTGYLVKNPYLPNAILAHGVFGLQLRIATDDTYSRFYPQYHRPLRLLLGRPVFLEVQLLNAPDPSLVLLVHYCVAYPRSAQAVWVLVYEGCPNPLDYGHTSTLHINHKQPLPKHHRRFEIRTFQFMDHVTHRYLREEIYFMCSTEVCSPSAKPCVEGCFDGRSK from the exons ATGGCCCTGGCCAGACTCAATAGCCTGAACTATGGAGTCATCACTAGGGACAGTCCCTTCAG gctgctggtggagtGCCGCTATGCAGAGGGGAGCTTGGCCAGCACTGGATACCTGGTGAAAAACCCTTACCTGCCCAATGCAATTCTGGCCCATGGGGTGTTTGGGCTGCAGCTCAGGATTGCCACAG ATGACACCTACAGCCGGTTTTACCCTCAGTACCACCGGCCCCTGCGGCTCTTGCTGGGCAGGCCAGTCTTCTTGGAGGTGCAGCTGCTGAATGCCCCTGACCCCAGCCTGGTGCTGCTGGTGCACTACTGTGTTGCCTACCCCCGCTCTGCCCAGGCTGTCTGGGTGTTGGTCTATGAGGG CTGCCCCAACCCTCTGGACTACGGTCACACCTCCACCCTGCACATCAACCACAAGCAGCCTCTGCCCAAACACCACCGTCGCTTTGAGATCCGCACCTTCCAGTTCATGGATCATGTGACTCACCGCTACCTCCGTGAGGAG ATCTACTTCATGTGCTCCACGGAGGTCTGCTCCCCATCAGCCAAGCCGTGTGTGGAAGGATGCTTTGATGGGCGCAGTAAGTGA